Genomic DNA from Acuticoccus sp. MNP-M23:
CTTTCTGTCCTGCGGGTTTAGAAAGCCTCGCTACAACGGATGATGCGGCGAGCCCTCGGGACCTGCCGCATCTCTTGCCGCGCAATCCTGGCGCGGGCCACTGCCGATCCCGATCAGTCGAAAAGCGAACCGGCGCGGTCGAACAGACTGCGGCTGCCTTTGGTGATGCTGGAGAAGAAGCCTTCCTTCTCCTCTTCGGACGCGTAGCCGAGCGGTTGCGGCGGCGCGGCCGGCTGAGGCGCGACCGCCACTTCCGGCGTTTCCGGCGATGCGGGGACGCCCGGCGGCGGCGTGGAAATCACACCAGCGGTGGAAGCGACCGGGGCGTTGGCCGAGGCAGCCGGCGGTGTTGTGGCGGCGACCGCTGCGGGCGCATCGTCCTTGTCGCCATTGCCGAATAGGCTCGGAATCCGGAAGCCGATACCCTTGTCCTGCGAAGCGGCGGAGGTGGATGCGCGGCGAATCGGCGAAGGCTTGGGGAAGGGCGTGCCGCCGCCAACCAGGACCGAGGGATCGGCGCTTGCCACCGCGGCGTCGGACACGTCTTCGGCCGTCGTGTCGTTACGTTCCCGCTTGAAGAGCGCGGCAATCGCCTCGTCGCGCGCCTCAAAATTCTTCTGGCGCTCTTCCTTGATCTTGGCCTTGGCCACGAGCACGTTGCGCTTCTCAAGATCGGACGCCTGCTTGGCGGCAACCAGCTGTTTCAGCTGGGGCGAAACCTCGTAGGTGGGGCAGGCGCTGGTGGAGGAGAAGGAGCCGCCGCTGGGCGTCGCGTTGAACACGTAGCGCCGGCCGCAAACGTCGATCTTCGGTGCCTTGCCGCTCACCTCGAAATGGTCGGTGCCGACCTTCAGCATCTCCCAGAATTCGAGATGTTCGCTGTCGGCGTGGCGGGCCATGTTTTCCGGCGTCATCCGGAAGGGGAGCGCCTGGATCTGAAAGCCCTGCTGGCCGCCGCGGAACGCTTCGCGGGCGAGGGCGTAGATTTCCTGAATCTGCTGATCCTCCATCGCGTAGCAACCGCGGGAAGAGCAGTCCCCATGGACCATGAGGTTGGAACCGGTGCGGCCGTTGGCCCGGTCGTACGCGTTGGGGAAGCCGATATTGAACGACAGATGGTAGCTGGAGTTGGGGTTCATGCGCCCGGGCGTGACCGTATAGAAGCCCTCCGGCGCCTGCCGGTCGCCTTCCTTGAACTTCGGCCCCAGTTTGCCTGACCAGGCGCAGATATCGTACTCTTTCAGCATCTTGTAGTTGCCGGAGCGGTCCCGCTTCCAGACTTCGAGCTGATCTTCCTCCTTGTAGATCCGCAGGAGGATCGGCGAGCGCTCGTCCATGTTCAAGCGGCCGATCTTGCCCTTGAGGCTGGCTGGCAGCGGGGCAAGGTGCGCAGCATCGCCGTGGGCAAGCTCACTCACCTGGCAGCCGGCAATGGTCAGAGACAGCAGGGACGCGCCCGCAAGAACGCGCAAGCTGCGGCGCAGTCGGCGCCTGCAATCATCGAGACGCACAGCGTTCAAGGTCATCCGAACTCCCGCGGTCCATGGCGGCACGAACATTCACGCCATCCATTGGCGTTTAGCCTGTGCCGACCGTCTTTACAAATCGTCAATACTGCTTGCCGGGGGCTTACCCCCAGTGAACAATTGAACGTGATCTGCGCGAGGCCTAAGCCTCGAGCGTCCGTCCGATGGCAAGGAACCGCGCAGCACGGGCACTTTTGAGCGCGGCCGGGTCGGTTCCGTCAAGCTCCGCGAGGGCGCGTTCGATGGCCGCACCGGCGGACTGGATGGCGCTGTCCATGTCGCGGTGAGCGCCGCCGAGCGGCTCCGGCACGATTTCCTCGATCACACCGAGCTTCAGAAGGTCGCTGGCGGTGATCTTCATGTTGGCGGCGGCTTCCTGCGCGCGGGTGGAGTCGCGCCACAGGATCGACGCCGCGCCCTCCGGGGTAATCACCGAGTAGACTGCGTGCTCGAGCATCAGGACGCGGTTGGCCGTCGCCAGCGCCAGCGCGCCGCCCGAGCCACCTTCGCCGATGATGACGGCCACCGACGGCACGGTCAGCATCAGCGCCTGTTCGGTGGAACGGGCGATGGCCTCGGCCTGTCCGCGCTCTTCGGCGCCGATGCCGGGGTAGGCGCCGGCGGTGTCGATCAGCGTGATGACGGGAAGGCGGAAGCGTTCGGCCAGCTGCATGATCCGCTTGGCCTTGCGGTAGCCCTCCGGCCGGGCCATGCCGAAATTGTGCTTGATGCGGCCCTCGGTGTCCGCGCCGCGCTCGTTGGCCAGAACGGCGACCGAGCGCCCCCTGAAGCGGCCGAGACCGGCCAGAACGGCAGCATCCTCGGCAAAGGAGCGGTCACCGGCCAGCGGCGAGTAGTCCTCGATCAGCTGGTGGATGTAGTGTGAGCCGTGCGGCCTGTCCGGGTGGCGCGCCACGGCGGTCTTCTGCCAGGGCGTCAGCTTGGAATAGATTTCCGCCAGTGCCTTCTCGGCCTTGTCCTTCAGCTTGGCGATCTCATCGGAACCGTCCACGGCCGAATCGTTGCCCAGCGTGCGCAGATCCTCGATCTTGCCGAACACGTCGGCGACAGGTTTCTCGAATTCAAGGAAGGTGCGCATTTTCCAACTGGCTGACAGGGTGGCTCGGGCGGTGCGGCGTGGCGCGTGCGGCGGACCTTGCTACCGCCCCAAGCGGCGCTGTCAAGCGTGGGGGTGGTCGCCCAGCGGATGGCAATCGGTCAGAACGGTGCGCAACTCGTCAGGCAGAACGTGGGTATAGATCTCGGTCGTGGCAATGTTGCGGTGGCCAAGAAGTGTCTGGACGACGCGCAGATCGGCGCCGCGAGCCAGCAAATGCGTGGCGAATGCGTGCCGCAGAACGTGCGGTGAAAGTTTGTGCGCGGGGAGGCCGGCAGCCGCGGCAAGCGTTTTCAGCTCCCGCCCGAACGCCTGACGCGTGAGATGCCCGCTGGCCGATTGCGCCGGAAACAGGTGCTTGCCCGCCGGGCCCGGCCTTGCCGTGCGCCATGCGGCGACCGCGCGGTGGGCAGCGTCGGTGAGGGGGGCCATGCGCTCACGCCCGCCCTTGCCGCGCACGATCATGGCCGGCGCACCCGCCTTGATTGCACTGTCCGGCAGGCCGACCAGCTCGGTCACACGCAGGCCGGCGGCGTAAAGGAGTTCGATCAGCGCATGGCGGCGGAGTGCGCCGGGCTCCCGGCGCTCCGCAGCGCCGGCGGCCGTTTCCAGAAGCCGGGACACCTCATCCACCGAAAGGATTTTCGGCAGCGGCTTGGATTTCCTGGGGCCGGCCACCAGCGCGCCGGGATTGTCGTTTCGCGCACCCTCGCTGTAGTGGAAGCGCATCAGCCGCCGTACCGCAGACAGGCGGCGGTTCTGGGTGGTGCGCGCCTCGCCATCCGCCGAAAGGGACGCCAGAAAGCTGGAGATTTCCGCCTCGCCAGCGGCTTCAAGCGCGATGTCGCGGGCGTCGCAGTGGGCGGAAAACTTGGTGAGGTCGCGCCGGTAGGCCGACAGCGTGTGGGGTGAAGCATCCCGCTCCACGGCCATCATCTCCAGAAAACTTTCGATATCCACGGGCGCGACCTCCTCCAGAGGGTGCACAGTGGCCTGCCGGGTCTTGCAGGATGGTGGAGATTTCCGGCAAAAGTCGACGGAACGGATGCAAGGCCTTGCACTCCGGCGCGCGATTGTGTCCGCTGAGCGGGTCAAGGCGCCCGCGCGCCGCGGAATTGGAGATATGGACACACAGGGGCTCGCACACAGTGCCGGCACCCGCCGCCGGCGGGGCACCGACAGGTGGGTTCGGCAGAACATCGTGCTGGTCGGGCTTCCGGGCGTCGGCAAGTCGAGCGTCGGCCGCCGCCTTGCGTACAGGCTTGGCCTGCCGTTCGTCGATGCGGACAACGCCATCGAGGATGCGGCCGGCATGTCCATTCCGGATATCTTCACAACGCACGGCGAAGCAGCCTTCCGCGAAGGCGAGACCCGCGTTATCACGCGCCTCCTGCGCGACGGGCCGCAGGTGGTCGCCACCGGCGGCGGTGCGTTCATGTCGGCCGAAACCCGTGCAGCCGTGGCGGAGCTCGGCATCTCGGTGTGGCTGGACGCATCGAACGAAGTGCTGGTGTCGCGCATTGCCAAGCGGAACCACAGGCCATTGTTCCGGGGCGTCGACCCCAATGAAAAGCTGAAGGAGTTGCGAGCCGTGCGAGACCCCTTGTTCGCCGAGGCGAACATTCGAGTCGCATCCTCGTTCGGCCCGCATGAGCGGGTGGTGAACAGGATTGTCCGCGCCCTGCGCGCACGCCAGCAAAATGGCGCCCCCAACGGTAACGCACCATGCTGAAGACCAGCGAAACGCCGCACCGCGTCCACGTTCCGCTGCCCGGCCGCGCCTATGACGTGGCGATCGGCCCTGGCCTCATATCCGGCGCTGGCGAAGAGATTGCGCGCGTGTGCGGGCAGCGAAGCGCGCTGGTGGTGACCGACACCGCGGTCGCCGCCTTCCATCTCGAGCCCTTGATGCACGCGCTGGAGCGAGGCGGGATCAGCGCCACCACGCACGTTGTGGCGGAGGGCGAAGCCTCCAAGGCCTGGCAGCCGCTGACCGCCACCGTCGATGCCATCCTCGACGCCAAGCTCGAACGCCGCGACGTGGTGATTGCGCTTGGTGGCGGCGTGGTCGGCGACCTCACCGGGTTTGCCGCGGCAATCGCACGGCGGGGGATGCCGTTCGTCCAGATCCCCACCACGCTGCTGGCACAGGTGGATTCGGCCGTCGGCGGGAAGACCGGGATCAACACCGCCCATGGCAAGAATCTGGTCGGTGCGTTCCATCAGCCCAAGCTGGTGCTGGCCGACACCGATGCCCTGAAGACGCTGCCGGAGCGTCACCGCCGCGCCGGCTATGCCGAGATCGTCAAGATCGGCCTCATCAACGACCCGGCTTTCTTCGCCCGGCTGGAGGCGCTGGGTGCGCGTGTTATCCGCGACGACCTTGCAAGCGCCATTGCCACCGCGGTGGCCGCAAAGGCAAAGATTGTGGTGGCCGACGAGGAGGAGGCGGGCGAACGCGCGCTCCTCAACCTTGGCCACACCTTTGCCCACGCCGTGGAGCGCTGCGCGGGGTATGACGGGCGGATCGTGCATGGCGAGGCCGTCGGTCTCGGCCTTGCCCTCGCATTCCGTCTTTCGGTCCGCCTCGGCCTTTGTCCGGCGGAGGATGCCGCCCGCGTTGCCGCGCACCTCAAGGCTGTCGGCCTGCCGACCAATTTTGCCGACGTTCCCGTGCCGCTTGGCGCCGAGGCGGTGCAGCACGCGATGAACCAGGACAAGAAGGTGGCCGATGGCATCATCCGCTTCGTCCTCACCCGCGGGATCGGAGAGGCCTTCGTGTCGGACGGGGTGCCGCCGGAAGATATTGCGGCATTCCTCGCCGCCGAGGGGCTTGCCCCGTCATGACGTGCGCTGCCTGTTGAGGCCCATCCCATGACCCTGGACATCGACCTGCTCCTGACCTGCCTTGCGATCGTCGTGCTGCTCGTCCTTTCGGCCTTCTTCTCGGGCTCGGAGACGGCGCTGACGGCGGCCAGCCGCGCGCGCCTTCTTCAGCTGGAAAAGCAGGGGATGAAGCGCGCCGCCATTGCCGCCAAGCTGATGCAGACGCGCGAGCGGCTCATCGGCGCGCTGCTGGTGGGCAACAACCTCGTCAACATTCTGGCGTCCGCGCTCGCCACCAGCGCGCTTCTGCGCATCTTCGGCGATGCAGCCATCGTCTACGCCACCTTCATGATGACGGCGCTGGTGCTGATCTTCTCCGAAGTTCTGCCCAAGACCCTGGCGATCCTGCGACCCGAGGGCTTTTCGCTGGTGGTGGCGCCCGTCGTGCGCGTCATCGTCGTTGTCTTCTCGCCGGTGACCTCCACCGTCCAGCAGATCGTGCGCCTTATCCTGCGCATCTTCGGCGTCCGCGCCGATGCCGACACGGTTCAGTCCGCCCGCGAGGAAATCCGCGGCACGGTGGATCTGCAGCACGCCGAGGGCGGCCTTCACAAGGCAGAGCGCGACCGCCTCGGCGCGCTGCTCGACCTTGCCGAGATCGAGGTGTCGGACGTAATGGTCCACCGCACCCGGATGCGGATGCTGAATGCCGACGACAGCGCCGATGAAATCCTGAAGGAGGCGCTCGCCTCGCCCTATACGCGCATGCCGCTGTGGAAGGACAAGACCGACAACCTCATCGGCGTCCTCCACGCCAAGGACCTTTTGCGCGCGGTTCATGCGGCGCATGGCGACATGACGAAGATCGACGTGCCGTCCATCGCCAAGCCGCCCTGGTTCGTGCCGGACACCACGCGCCTGCACGACCAGCTCAAC
This window encodes:
- a CDS encoding shikimate kinase, with product MDTQGLAHSAGTRRRRGTDRWVRQNIVLVGLPGVGKSSVGRRLAYRLGLPFVDADNAIEDAAGMSIPDIFTTHGEAAFREGETRVITRLLRDGPQVVATGGGAFMSAETRAAVAELGISVWLDASNEVLVSRIAKRNHRPLFRGVDPNEKLKELRAVRDPLFAEANIRVASSFGPHERVVNRIVRALRARQQNGAPNGNAPC
- a CDS encoding murein L,D-transpeptidase family protein, which produces MTLNAVRLDDCRRRLRRSLRVLAGASLLSLTIAGCQVSELAHGDAAHLAPLPASLKGKIGRLNMDERSPILLRIYKEEDQLEVWKRDRSGNYKMLKEYDICAWSGKLGPKFKEGDRQAPEGFYTVTPGRMNPNSSYHLSFNIGFPNAYDRANGRTGSNLMVHGDCSSRGCYAMEDQQIQEIYALAREAFRGGQQGFQIQALPFRMTPENMARHADSEHLEFWEMLKVGTDHFEVSGKAPKIDVCGRRYVFNATPSGGSFSSTSACPTYEVSPQLKQLVAAKQASDLEKRNVLVAKAKIKEERQKNFEARDEAIAALFKRERNDTTAEDVSDAAVASADPSVLVGGGTPFPKPSPIRRASTSAASQDKGIGFRIPSLFGNGDKDDAPAAVAATTPPAASANAPVASTAGVISTPPPGVPASPETPEVAVAPQPAAPPQPLGYASEEEKEGFFSSITKGSRSLFDRAGSLFD
- a CDS encoding acetyl-CoA carboxylase carboxyltransferase subunit alpha, which gives rise to MRTFLEFEKPVADVFGKIEDLRTLGNDSAVDGSDEIAKLKDKAEKALAEIYSKLTPWQKTAVARHPDRPHGSHYIHQLIEDYSPLAGDRSFAEDAAVLAGLGRFRGRSVAVLANERGADTEGRIKHNFGMARPEGYRKAKRIMQLAERFRLPVITLIDTAGAYPGIGAEERGQAEAIARSTEQALMLTVPSVAVIIGEGGSGGALALATANRVLMLEHAVYSVITPEGAASILWRDSTRAQEAAANMKITASDLLKLGVIEEIVPEPLGGAHRDMDSAIQSAGAAIERALAELDGTDPAALKSARAARFLAIGRTLEA
- a CDS encoding HlyC/CorC family transporter, encoding MTLDIDLLLTCLAIVVLLVLSAFFSGSETALTAASRARLLQLEKQGMKRAAIAAKLMQTRERLIGALLVGNNLVNILASALATSALLRIFGDAAIVYATFMMTALVLIFSEVLPKTLAILRPEGFSLVVAPVVRVIVVVFSPVTSTVQQIVRLILRIFGVRADADTVQSAREEIRGTVDLQHAEGGLHKAERDRLGALLDLAEIEVSDVMVHRTRMRMLNADDSADEILKEALASPYTRMPLWKDKTDNLIGVLHAKDLLRAVHAAHGDMTKIDVPSIAKPPWFVPDTTRLHDQLNAFLKRKSHFALVVDEYGEVMGLVTLEDILEEIVGEIEDEYDVVVEGVLPQTDGSVLVDGTVTIRDLNRALDWSLPDDEATTAAGLVIHEAQMIPEVNQAFTFHGVRFEVAERERNRVTRLRLTRTDMAEV
- a CDS encoding tyrosine recombinase, producing the protein MDIESFLEMMAVERDASPHTLSAYRRDLTKFSAHCDARDIALEAAGEAEISSFLASLSADGEARTTQNRRLSAVRRLMRFHYSEGARNDNPGALVAGPRKSKPLPKILSVDEVSRLLETAAGAAERREPGALRRHALIELLYAAGLRVTELVGLPDSAIKAGAPAMIVRGKGGRERMAPLTDAAHRAVAAWRTARPGPAGKHLFPAQSASGHLTRQAFGRELKTLAAAAGLPAHKLSPHVLRHAFATHLLARGADLRVVQTLLGHRNIATTEIYTHVLPDELRTVLTDCHPLGDHPHA
- the aroB gene encoding 3-dehydroquinate synthase; this encodes MLKTSETPHRVHVPLPGRAYDVAIGPGLISGAGEEIARVCGQRSALVVTDTAVAAFHLEPLMHALERGGISATTHVVAEGEASKAWQPLTATVDAILDAKLERRDVVIALGGGVVGDLTGFAAAIARRGMPFVQIPTTLLAQVDSAVGGKTGINTAHGKNLVGAFHQPKLVLADTDALKTLPERHRRAGYAEIVKIGLINDPAFFARLEALGARVIRDDLASAIATAVAAKAKIVVADEEEAGERALLNLGHTFAHAVERCAGYDGRIVHGEAVGLGLALAFRLSVRLGLCPAEDAARVAAHLKAVGLPTNFADVPVPLGAEAVQHAMNQDKKVADGIIRFVLTRGIGEAFVSDGVPPEDIAAFLAAEGLAPS